One Micromonospora craniellae genomic region harbors:
- a CDS encoding ABC transporter substrate-binding protein has translation MTHNPSIGAPVSRRSFLRLGATAGLLLPTAGGMTLMLSGCGDDDQVNADGSLNGSYMTASGMTLSFVETMVAKERGFFTEHGLNLDIKGGQGTATAIQAVLGGSADLTRANGINAIIAVANEDAPFVSIASVRQKSQFEVVSLPDDPIRSPAQLAGRTCGIVSTGGATENLLDVMLINAGIDPGSVQRPVTGVGTAAYELARRGEVDAWICVNTDRATIQKEIGEVVFFSTDEYAPMPSDSYNTSLKMVESDSDMPVRFLAGVLKAIDYASKEENWDQVINDLRKYNPEADAAQARAELPLLVESWQAAGPENALRMNPQTWTAGQESLIKAKLVNSAAPIEKLIYPDYLARAREL, from the coding sequence GTGACACATAACCCCTCCATCGGCGCGCCGGTCTCCCGGCGCTCGTTCCTCCGGCTCGGCGCCACCGCGGGTCTGCTGCTGCCCACCGCCGGCGGCATGACCCTGATGCTCAGCGGCTGCGGCGACGACGACCAGGTCAACGCCGACGGCAGCCTGAACGGCTCGTACATGACCGCCTCCGGCATGACGTTGAGCTTCGTGGAGACGATGGTCGCCAAGGAGCGCGGCTTCTTCACCGAGCACGGCCTCAACCTGGACATCAAGGGCGGACAGGGCACCGCCACCGCCATCCAGGCCGTCCTCGGCGGCTCGGCCGACCTGACCCGCGCCAACGGCATCAACGCGATCATCGCGGTGGCCAACGAGGACGCGCCGTTCGTCAGCATCGCCAGCGTGCGGCAGAAGTCGCAGTTCGAGGTGGTGTCCCTGCCCGACGACCCGATCCGCAGCCCGGCCCAGCTCGCCGGACGCACCTGCGGCATCGTCTCCACCGGCGGCGCCACCGAGAACCTGCTCGACGTCATGCTGATCAACGCGGGCATCGACCCCGGGTCGGTGCAACGTCCGGTCACCGGTGTCGGCACCGCCGCGTACGAGCTGGCGCGCCGGGGTGAGGTCGACGCCTGGATCTGCGTCAACACCGACCGGGCCACCATCCAGAAGGAGATCGGCGAGGTCGTCTTCTTCAGCACCGACGAGTACGCGCCGATGCCCTCGGACTCGTACAACACCAGCCTCAAGATGGTCGAGTCGGACAGCGACATGCCGGTGCGGTTCCTCGCCGGTGTGCTCAAGGCCATCGACTACGCCAGCAAGGAGGAGAACTGGGACCAGGTCATCAACGACCTGCGCAAGTACAACCCGGAGGCGGACGCGGCCCAGGCCCGCGCCGAACTGCCGCTGTTGGTGGAGAGCTGGCAGGCGGCCGGCCCGGAGAACGCCCTGCGGATGAACCCGCAGACCTGGACCGCCGGCCAGGAGAGCCTCATCAAGGCCAAGCTGGTCAACTCCGCCGCGCCGATCGAGAAGCTGATCTACCCGGATTACCTCGCCCGCGCGAGGGAGCTGTGA
- a CDS encoding ABC transporter permease, translated as MTATKERQPAPTPSAEELLKPPPPTWSERLRNNRWLSFYTSPLLIALFLVAWKIYVEVTDLSRFVLPPPEAVFTAFAEQITDPFVWRTHIWTTFYEVMMGLALAIVLGVGLGLMIGKSPLFDRIVRPFIVGTQVVPKVALVPLFILWLGFGPSSKVVIAALLAFFPLLINTSFGVRSVPGSMHDLMTTLKASRWTRFWKADLPYTMPFILAGMELAVVQATIGAIVGEYLGGDKGLGRYAVNLQNNLQVDKLFGAILIMALFGFTLYSIVTGARRLLIPWHESVQPRRRP; from the coding sequence GTGACTGCCACTAAAGAGCGCCAGCCGGCGCCGACACCCTCCGCCGAAGAGTTGCTGAAGCCACCGCCACCGACCTGGTCGGAGCGGCTGCGCAACAACCGCTGGCTGTCCTTCTACACCAGCCCCCTGCTGATCGCGCTGTTCCTCGTGGCGTGGAAGATCTACGTCGAGGTCACCGACCTGTCCCGGTTCGTGCTGCCACCGCCGGAGGCGGTGTTCACGGCGTTCGCCGAGCAGATCACCGACCCGTTCGTCTGGCGGACCCACATCTGGACGACCTTCTACGAGGTCATGATGGGTCTGGCGCTGGCGATCGTGCTGGGCGTCGGGCTCGGCCTGATGATCGGCAAGTCGCCGCTGTTCGACCGGATCGTCCGGCCGTTCATCGTCGGCACCCAGGTGGTGCCGAAGGTCGCGCTGGTGCCGCTGTTCATCCTCTGGCTCGGCTTCGGCCCCTCGTCCAAGGTGGTCATCGCCGCGCTGCTGGCCTTCTTCCCGCTGCTGATCAACACCTCGTTCGGTGTCCGCTCGGTGCCGGGCTCCATGCACGACCTGATGACGACGCTCAAGGCGTCACGGTGGACACGGTTCTGGAAGGCCGACCTGCCCTACACGATGCCGTTCATCCTGGCCGGCATGGAACTGGCGGTCGTCCAGGCGACCATCGGCGCGATCGTCGGCGAGTACCTCGGCGGTGACAAGGGCCTCGGCCGGTACGCGGTCAACCTGCAGAACAACCTCCAGGTCGACAAGCTGTTCGGCGCGATCCTGATCATGGCGTTGTTCGGCTTCACCCTCTACAGCATCGTCACCGGCGCCCGCCGGCTGCTGATCCCCTGGCACGAGTCCGTGCAGCCGCGCCGCCGCCCCTGA
- a CDS encoding ABC transporter ATP-binding protein — protein MSAIKVEGVSKVFAGAGGQSMLALSDVSLDIADGEFVVLLGPSGCGKTTLLRIIGQLESPTVGRVSLDHGTRSDGDRPLGFVFQEATLMPWRSAAANVALPLEMAGVGRRERTARVREMLELVGLPEAEGKHPHQLSGGMRQRVSIARALAHDPQVLLMDEPFGALDAQTRDMMNSELQRIWLENRKTVVFVTHSVSEAVFLADRIVMLGTKPGHIHSITEVTLPRPRTIDMTETAEFRHLAAELRRQIGAVQDPDNRSAVSA, from the coding sequence ATGAGTGCGATCAAAGTGGAGGGCGTCAGCAAGGTCTTCGCCGGCGCCGGCGGGCAGTCGATGCTCGCCCTGAGCGACGTCTCGCTCGACATCGCCGACGGTGAGTTCGTCGTGCTGCTCGGGCCTTCCGGGTGTGGCAAGACCACCCTGCTGCGCATCATCGGTCAGTTGGAGAGCCCGACCGTCGGTCGGGTGAGCCTCGACCACGGCACGCGGTCCGACGGGGACCGACCTCTGGGCTTCGTCTTCCAGGAGGCCACCCTGATGCCCTGGCGGTCCGCCGCCGCCAACGTGGCCCTGCCGCTGGAGATGGCCGGCGTCGGCCGCCGGGAACGCACCGCGCGGGTCCGCGAGATGCTCGAACTCGTCGGCCTGCCGGAGGCCGAGGGCAAGCACCCGCACCAGTTGTCGGGCGGCATGCGCCAGCGGGTCTCCATCGCCCGCGCGTTGGCGCACGACCCGCAGGTGCTGCTCATGGACGAACCGTTCGGCGCGCTCGACGCGCAGACCCGCGACATGATGAACTCCGAGCTGCAGCGCATCTGGCTGGAGAACCGCAAGACGGTCGTCTTCGTGACGCACTCCGTCTCCGAGGCGGTGTTCCTCGCCGACCGCATCGTGATGCTGGGGACCAAGCCCGGCCACATCCACTCCATCACCGAGGTGACGCTGCCCCGGCCGCGCACCATCGACATGACCGAGACCGCCGAGTTCCGCCATCTCGCCGCCGAGCTGCGTCGACAGATCGGCGCGGTGCAGGACCCCGACAACCGATCCGCCGTCTCGGCCTGA
- a CDS encoding cysteine hydrolase family protein — MKYPPQRTAVLVIDMQNDFCSPAGAMATLGADVAVNAELARRLPGFLDPARAAGCLVVWVRQAAHDQLVSPARRARAEAMGRSPLSVCAAGSWGAELADGLRPAPGDCHLEKTRYSAFVGTPLHNLLRAHERDHVVVVGTAANVCVDSTVREAYMADLAVTLPTDMVGWTRPDLAEPAIRNLGFYFCEATTSAELLSAWSADARAT; from the coding sequence ATGAAGTACCCCCCGCAGCGGACCGCGGTGCTGGTCATCGACATGCAGAACGACTTCTGCTCCCCCGCCGGAGCGATGGCGACGCTCGGCGCCGACGTCGCGGTCAACGCCGAACTGGCCCGCCGGCTACCGGGCTTCCTCGACCCGGCGCGGGCCGCCGGCTGCCTCGTCGTCTGGGTCCGGCAGGCCGCCCACGACCAGCTCGTGTCGCCGGCCCGGCGGGCACGGGCCGAAGCGATGGGCCGCAGCCCGCTCAGCGTCTGCGCGGCGGGCTCCTGGGGCGCCGAACTCGCCGACGGCCTACGCCCCGCGCCCGGCGACTGCCACCTGGAGAAGACGCGCTACAGCGCCTTCGTCGGCACGCCCCTGCACAACCTGCTGCGAGCACACGAACGCGACCACGTGGTGGTGGTCGGCACGGCGGCCAACGTCTGCGTCGACTCGACCGTGCGCGAGGCGTACATGGCCGACCTGGCCGTCACCCTGCCGACGGACATGGTCGGCTGGACCCGCCCGGACCTGGCCGAGCCGGCGATCCGCAACCTCGGTTTCTACTTCTGCGAGGCCACGACCTCGGCCGAGCTGCTGTCGGCCTGGTCGGCCGACGCGCGGGCCACCTGA